The window TTGTTTCATcaatggtggaggtgaaggtGAAGTCGAATGGAATTGGGATGGGGGAAGGGTTGTCACAATATGGCAATGGAATTGGTTTTGAGTTGTGGTAAGTTGGAATGGAACTGAAGAATCCTTAGGTACATCTGTTGACCGGGAGTTAGTCAAACCTGGTTCCAATGGTCCTTCAGTTACAACAGATGTAGGTACAACTTGAAGTTCACTAACAAAACTCATCATTTTCTCAAAAACGCCTCTAATATCAGAAACTTCTTGAGAGGGATAAAGAGCATCTTTTAAAAAAACTTCAGTTTGTGGTTTCTTGAATAGACCCATGATTGACCTAATAATTTCTTTGATTATTGAACATCTTTTATAAATGCAATTTGAGTCATGGATCGACCTATGACTATAATGTTTGTTCCATGAATAGACCCATGATACCTAATAATTTCTTTGCTCTATTGTTGTTTTCTGCATATTTAACACATATATTATCAATAGAGATAGAGATAAGAGATGTATTGAATATATGTGTTTGTAGAAGAGCAAATGGTAGATTACCACACGAAGCAACAAATTCTTGCTTCAATCTTACTTCCATGTGAAAAGGTAACCTGAGGGAAGAGGTAACCTGCTGAAACGGTAAAAAGAGTTAAAGTGATTATATTACCCAATTTCTTGTCCTTTTTCGTTAACGAAATTTAATTTAGGACTATATCATAAACTGACCCAAAACTTTGGGACTTTTTCGCAGATTTCCCATAAAAAAAACACCAACATTATTAGAGTGATATTAAATATCTGTATCCTGTATCCAGTCAATGAAGTTGCTGAAATTCTTATCAGAGTGGCTACCATTACTTAATCTTCGACAAAGAACAGAGAAAAAAATTTGACAAGATAATTAGAGATGAATTGTTCAATAGTTCACTGGGGCATTTTGTCAAACACCTAATAGGCAATACAACTCGTCGCTTCAAATAAACTCAAACTGTAACATATTAGCAAGCAAAAAACACACCTTAAATTGTAATTAACTCCAAATTATAATGTGAAATAAGTCATATGGTTAAGAAAAAGAATTAGTCTTCAATGATTGAACAAAATTTCACCAGGTATACTTAATGATGAGCTCAACATTGATGCATTGATGGTGACGAACAAGCTGAGACGGAAGCTTTAAATCAAAGCAATGTTGCTTGAAATCAAACACATATAGACAAAGCAATGTGTGTTGATATTGCAAAAACACACTAGAGATCTCACTTTGAAATATAGAAACATGAGCAATACCTTCATAGCTGGCAATGGTTGTTTCAGAATAGATTAGATCTGTTAACCCGCTGAATGGTGTCAATTTGTTGGTTCATCGATTATTTGCAGACGATTTAGAAATTAGGTATCATGGATTGGAAGTCAACACAAATCAGAACCTGTAAAAATCTCGATTATCAAGTTGAGATGATGAATTTCTGATTTCAGTAAAGAATAATAGTGGATCGTGGATTATTCATCGATGATTTGGAGATGAATGACATTGGATTTGTAGTAGTCTGTAGAGGTATAGGTGGTCGATCAATTGAGAAAGGACGAACAGGGAAGAGATACGATGAAGAAGATGACGTgaaagaggagagagagagagacgtaaATGAGAGGTTTAATCAGGGAATTAAAATAATTCCTAAAATGACATTGATTCATTTCAATTTCTTTACCCCCATGTCTTATTTTCTCTAACTATTTACAAAAATGTCATAGATCATCTTGACCCTCTATTATTTTGATCTAACGACCTTTGTTTGGTTCTCGGGTTCTCGGAAAACTATAGGTTTTCAAATGatcattcctctctctctctctctctctctctctctctatatatatatatatatatatatatatatatatatatatatatatatacacactagtcgtttacccgcgcaaagcggcgacgGTGAATAATTTCGTCGAGCCGAATGGTCTCAAAACATTCTATTTGAAGGGCTGCATAGTTTGGCTTTGTGAGCTGTTTCCTTTTCGATGGATAACAAATAGTTTATGGGTTGTAGACATGGAGTGGGGGTTTGTTTCAACGTATTTATAAcctaatgttatttatagtttaaaagatatataataataatatattataatttaaggACGATATTTGTTAATTATAAAAGTTCATTATTAATTGAAGTTAGAACTTATAAATAGTAatctaatataaaatttaaagtccaAATCAAATAATCCTACAAAgttagaaaaacataaaaaaaaatccgCTATTTTACTTCGGTTCACCGTCCACAGAAAAGAAAAAACGTGATCCGTCAAACCAACTATCTAAATATactataatttgaaaaaaaaacacatcttcactacaagaaaaaaggccttttacgacgctcattgcgcgtcgtaaaaggctcagacgacgcgcaaatgcgtgtcaaggaaggccctgtcataaagagagacgacgcgcatttacgacgctcatttacgacgctcatttacgacgcgcgtttacgacacgcaatgcgtatcaaggaaggccctgtcataaaggaagatgacacgcattcgcgtgtcgtaaccttacgacgcgagTGTTAATGACACGcgatgcgtatcaagaaagcccctgtcaagaaaggccatgtcataaataaagatgacacacatttttgcgtatcgtaaatttaaatgtttaaaaaaataaatttatatatttattaatttttaaattaaatttgcatttaatttctcataataaaaataaaataccatatacaaaaaatacaatccattgcataatataaaataaaatttcatactcaaaaaataaaataaattacacaaattgtaatgtcatacaaagaatcattcaaatgttaaacaaaaataaaacattgctaacatgggttatacattcctataaaactaacaaataatcatacaactctttttcttactggaaaggaatgtcaaacatgattacaagtctcccttaatcttgattactcaactgcttaagtagaatgttgttgttgagaaggttacctagcaacagagaaaaacacaacacctctcccacaatcacaacatcatttacagagaaaggttgtcaattactttcattaagactttcattcaatcacaaaaatattaaataaaagggtgaaacaGTACCTTACTTGtgataagttgatctcccttagagcaaacacagctaaagcattgaacaagaccctatttccctcttcttttaaagtttccagaatgtttagaatgctctccttactcataatatataatcaataatCAGATTGAATTATATATTATGAGTAAGTAATAAAGTACATGTAACACAATAAAGTATTATTAAGGAACTTATgagttcaaatattattttttacactcagatgccaaaatattttatgttattcttCTACAAGTTGAGAACCAACTCAAACATGAAAGATAATAGTCCATCTGGCAGCTTTTGATGACATGGCAAATGAAATTTCTCAGAGATAAAATAATACCTGTACTATTAAAATGATGGCAACCACAACAGGTGGTCCAATAACTACAGCCAAAAACATGCCTTTAATCATGtctagaaagaaaagaaagattatTTGCTGCAATCATGAATCCCATGTGTTACAAACTTATatccaaatttaaattaaataaaaagagaaaactGTAAAAACAAATTATATCCAAGGTAATACACCATACAACAAAATAGCAAAGTCCAtcagtatttttcaaaaaaacatcgttttcttaattattagaaCACATTAGG of the Lactuca sativa cultivar Salinas chromosome 6, Lsat_Salinas_v11, whole genome shotgun sequence genome contains:
- the LOC111882988 gene encoding mRNA-decapping enzyme-like protein, whose product is MGLFKKPQTEVFLKDALYPSQEVSDIRGVFEKMMSFVSELQVVPTSVVTEGPLEPGLTNSRSTDVPKDSSVPFQLTTTQNQFHCHIVTTLPPSQFHSTSPSPPPLMKQPSSVVPVSALKPPLNVQRNIGIPLLQPFPPPTPPPSLTPNSNSAPFYGPLTREKVRPNQC